The following are encoded together in the Actinoplanes sp. N902-109 genome:
- a CDS encoding aldehyde dehydrogenase family protein has protein sequence MNRDSLYIGGRWVPSAAGRTLPVENPATEEIIAHVPAGTAEDVDRAVTAARAAFDDWARTPMAERGAMLGKLHEALSARAGDIARTVGLELGTPLKVAKAVQAGLPLTVLRGYADLAANPAAEESIGHSLITHEPVGVVGAITPWNYPLHQVVAKVAAALAAGCPVVLKPSELTPLVAYLLLDAADEAGLPPGVLNLVPGTGPEVGAAIAAHPDVDMVSFTGSTATGRAVSHAAADRIAKVSLELGGKSANIILAGAELTKAVKVGVGNAFLNSGQTCTAWTRMLVHRSYYAEAVELAAATAEGYRTGDPFDEATRLGPLVSAGQRDRVRGFVERATARRVAGAAAVPEKGYFVAPTVFADVDPGSELAQEEIFGPVLSIIPFADDDEAVRIANNSRYGLAGGVWGDPDRALAVARRMRTGAVDINGAAFNPVAPFGGYKQSGIGRELGSYGMAEFQQTKAIQR, from the coding sequence TTGAACCGGGACAGCCTGTACATCGGCGGCCGCTGGGTGCCGTCGGCCGCCGGCCGGACCCTGCCGGTGGAGAATCCCGCCACCGAGGAGATCATCGCGCACGTGCCGGCGGGCACCGCCGAGGACGTGGACCGGGCGGTCACCGCGGCCCGCGCGGCCTTCGACGACTGGGCGCGAACCCCGATGGCCGAGCGCGGCGCGATGCTGGGCAAGCTGCACGAGGCGCTGTCCGCACGGGCCGGTGACATCGCCCGCACGGTCGGGCTCGAGCTGGGCACGCCGCTCAAGGTGGCCAAGGCGGTCCAGGCCGGACTTCCGCTCACGGTCCTTCGCGGGTACGCGGACCTCGCCGCGAACCCGGCCGCCGAGGAGTCGATCGGGCACTCGCTGATCACCCATGAGCCGGTCGGCGTGGTCGGCGCGATCACCCCGTGGAACTACCCGCTGCACCAGGTCGTGGCCAAGGTCGCCGCCGCCCTGGCCGCCGGGTGCCCGGTGGTGCTCAAGCCGAGCGAGCTGACCCCGCTGGTGGCATACCTGCTGCTCGACGCGGCCGACGAGGCGGGGCTGCCACCCGGGGTGCTCAACCTGGTGCCCGGCACCGGACCCGAGGTGGGTGCGGCGATCGCGGCCCACCCCGACGTCGACATGGTGTCGTTCACCGGTTCCACCGCCACCGGCCGGGCCGTCTCGCACGCCGCCGCCGACCGCATCGCCAAGGTTTCGCTCGAACTGGGCGGCAAGTCGGCCAACATCATCCTGGCCGGCGCCGAGCTCACCAAGGCCGTCAAGGTCGGCGTCGGCAACGCCTTCCTCAATTCCGGGCAGACGTGTACGGCGTGGACGCGCATGCTCGTGCACCGCTCGTACTACGCGGAGGCGGTCGAGTTGGCCGCCGCCACCGCCGAGGGTTACCGCACCGGCGATCCGTTCGACGAGGCCACCCGGCTGGGCCCGCTGGTCTCGGCCGGGCAGCGGGACCGGGTGCGCGGCTTCGTCGAGCGGGCCACGGCACGCCGGGTGGCCGGCGCCGCGGCCGTACCGGAGAAGGGGTATTTCGTGGCCCCCACGGTCTTCGCCGACGTGGACCCGGGCAGCGAGCTGGCGCAGGAGGAGATCTTCGGCCCGGTGCTGTCGATCATCCCGTTCGCGGACGACGACGAGGCCGTGCGCATCGCCAACAACTCGCGTTACGGGCTCGCCGGTGGCGTGTGGGGCGACCCGGACCGGGCCCTGGCGGTGGCCCGCCGGATGCGCACCGGCGCGGTGGACATCAACGGTGCGGCGTTCAACCCGGTGGCGCCGTTCGGTGGGTACAAGCAGTCGGGTATCGGGCGGGAGCTCGGTTCGTACGGGATGGCGGAGTTCCAGCAGACGAAGGCGATCCAGCGGTGA
- the egtC gene encoding ergothioneine biosynthesis protein EgtC → MCRHLAYLGPPIPLSRLLFDAPHALVRQSWAPRDMRGGGTINADGFGVAWFPSTTVSDRPAQPVGMADTEPIRYRSAAPLWSDAALPGLAAATVTPAALAAVRSATAGMPVVETAAAPFQEGRWLFSHNGVVRGWPGSVAKLAAHLPTTDLLTLDAPTDSALLWALVRDRLRAGADPAVAVAGVVAEVEAVAPGSRLNLLLTDGGRIVATTVGHALSIRLGDGAVTVSSEPLDDDPRWEGVPDRSLVVATPSEAKTGEI, encoded by the coding sequence ATGTGCCGGCATCTGGCTTACCTTGGCCCGCCGATCCCGTTGTCCCGGCTGCTGTTCGACGCGCCGCACGCGCTGGTGCGGCAGTCGTGGGCGCCCCGGGACATGCGCGGCGGCGGCACGATCAACGCCGACGGCTTCGGCGTCGCCTGGTTCCCGTCCACCACCGTCTCCGATCGGCCGGCGCAACCCGTCGGCATGGCGGACACCGAGCCGATCCGGTATCGCAGCGCCGCACCCCTGTGGTCGGACGCTGCGCTACCCGGGCTGGCTGCGGCCACTGTGACCCCGGCCGCGCTGGCGGCCGTACGGTCGGCAACCGCCGGCATGCCCGTGGTCGAGACGGCTGCGGCGCCGTTCCAGGAGGGCCGGTGGTTGTTCAGCCACAACGGCGTGGTCCGCGGCTGGCCGGGCAGCGTCGCCAAGCTCGCGGCCCACCTCCCCACCACCGACCTGCTCACCCTCGACGCCCCCACGGACAGCGCGCTGCTGTGGGCCCTGGTCCGCGACCGGCTGCGGGCCGGTGCCGACCCGGCCGTCGCGGTCGCCGGGGTGGTGGCCGAGGTCGAGGCCGTCGCCCCGGGATCCCGGCTCAACCTGCTGCTGACCGACGGCGGGCGGATCGTCGCCACCACGGTCGGTCATGCGCTGTCCATCCGGCTCGGCGACGGGGCTGTCACGGTCAGCTCCGAGCCGCTCGACGACGATCCGCGCTGGGAGGGCGTACCGGATCGGTCCTTGGTCGTCGCGACACCGTCCGAAGCGAAGACAGGAGAAATCTGA
- the egtD gene encoding L-histidine N(alpha)-methyltransferase: MLEIHLDEHDLDRQLRTDVALGLAATPKWLPPKWFYDARGSELFEEITRLPEYYPTRAERAILTERAAAIARITEAKTLVELGSGSSEKTRLLLDAFIANGTLGAFVPLDVSRTALQEAVDGLTVDYPGLHVRGVVGDMTEHLRHLPEGDNRVVAFLGGTIGNLVPSERTAFLGDLRAVLDEGEWLLLGTDLVKDPAVVVPAYDDAAGVTAEFNRNVLRVVNARLDADFDVEAFEHVALWNPEQEWIEMRLRTRKAQRVRITALDLTVDFAPGEDLRTEISAKFRRPGLERELDRAGFALRHWWTDPQGLFAVTLAQAVR; encoded by the coding sequence ATGCTCGAGATTCATCTCGACGAGCACGACCTCGACCGGCAGCTGCGCACCGACGTGGCGCTCGGACTGGCCGCCACACCGAAATGGTTGCCGCCCAAGTGGTTCTACGACGCCCGCGGCAGCGAGCTGTTCGAGGAGATCACCCGTCTGCCGGAGTACTACCCGACCCGGGCCGAGCGGGCGATCCTGACCGAGCGGGCCGCCGCGATCGCCCGCATCACCGAGGCCAAGACGCTGGTGGAGCTGGGGTCGGGTTCGTCGGAGAAGACCCGGTTGCTGCTCGACGCGTTCATCGCGAACGGCACGCTGGGTGCGTTCGTCCCGCTGGATGTGTCCCGTACGGCGTTGCAGGAAGCGGTCGACGGGCTGACCGTTGATTACCCGGGGCTGCACGTGCGCGGGGTGGTCGGCGACATGACCGAGCACCTGCGGCACCTGCCCGAGGGCGACAACCGGGTGGTGGCGTTCCTCGGCGGGACGATCGGCAACCTGGTGCCGTCGGAGCGGACCGCGTTCCTCGGCGATCTGCGCGCGGTGCTCGACGAGGGGGAGTGGCTGCTGCTGGGCACGGACCTGGTCAAGGACCCGGCGGTGGTGGTGCCCGCCTACGACGATGCGGCCGGGGTGACCGCCGAGTTCAACCGCAACGTGCTGCGGGTGGTGAACGCGCGGCTGGACGCCGATTTCGACGTCGAGGCGTTCGAGCATGTCGCGCTCTGGAACCCGGAGCAGGAGTGGATCGAGATGCGCCTGCGGACCCGCAAGGCCCAGCGGGTACGGATCACCGCGCTGGACCTGACCGTCGACTTCGCGCCCGGCGAGGACCTGCGTACCGAGATCTCGGCCAAGTTCCGCCGGCCGGGGCTGGAGCGGGAGCTGGACCGCGCCGGTTTTGCCCTGCGGCACTGGTGGACCGACCCGCAGGGCCTGTTCGCAGTGACGCTGGCCCAGGCGGTCCGCTGA
- a CDS encoding alcohol dehydrogenase catalytic domain-containing protein — protein MVRDAGAAPTVEEVRLPEVGPGQVRVRIRAAGVCHSDLSMINGTLSPPHPLILGHEAAGEVVEAGAGVTRVTAGAHVALNWSPPCRECWFCTHGEPWLCSVANIAALENGSTLDGAPVYVTLGLGAFAEQVVVPERAVIPVPAELPWESAALLGCAVLTGTGAVRNTAGVRAGDAVLVIGLGGVGLSVVAAARAAGAGPVIAVDVSTAKKALAEAAGATDFLVSGDTLSKEVRRLTGGRGADHAFECVGRAATIRAAWRATRRGGQVTVVGMGPADDMVQLSALDIFSSARTLRASVYGSSDPDNEVPQLARDVLAGALRLDHLVTDRIGLAEIPAAFDRMSRGEGARSVVTF, from the coding sequence ATGGTCCGGGACGCCGGCGCGGCTCCCACGGTCGAGGAGGTCCGCCTGCCCGAGGTCGGACCCGGGCAGGTGCGGGTGCGGATCCGGGCGGCCGGGGTCTGCCACTCCGACCTGTCGATGATCAACGGCACGCTCAGCCCGCCGCACCCGCTGATCCTCGGGCACGAGGCGGCCGGCGAGGTGGTGGAGGCGGGCGCGGGCGTCACCCGGGTCACCGCCGGCGCCCACGTGGCCCTCAACTGGTCGCCGCCGTGCCGCGAGTGCTGGTTCTGCACCCACGGCGAACCCTGGTTGTGCTCGGTGGCCAACATCGCGGCGCTGGAGAACGGCAGCACCCTCGACGGCGCCCCGGTGTACGTGACGCTGGGCCTCGGCGCCTTCGCCGAACAGGTGGTGGTGCCCGAGCGGGCGGTGATCCCGGTGCCGGCCGAGCTGCCCTGGGAAAGCGCGGCCCTGCTCGGCTGCGCGGTGCTGACCGGCACCGGTGCGGTCCGCAACACCGCCGGCGTCCGCGCGGGCGACGCGGTCCTGGTGATCGGCCTCGGCGGCGTCGGCCTGTCGGTGGTCGCAGCCGCCCGGGCCGCCGGCGCCGGACCTGTCATCGCGGTCGACGTCTCCACCGCCAAGAAGGCCCTGGCCGAAGCCGCGGGCGCGACCGACTTCCTGGTGTCCGGCGACACGCTGTCCAAGGAGGTCCGCCGGCTCACCGGGGGCCGCGGCGCCGACCACGCCTTCGAATGCGTCGGACGGGCAGCCACCATCCGGGCGGCCTGGCGCGCCACCCGCCGCGGCGGCCAGGTCACCGTCGTGGGCATGGGCCCCGCCGACGACATGGTGCAGCTCAGCGCGCTGGACATCTTCTCGTCCGCCCGTACGCTGCGGGCCTCGGTCTACGGTTCGTCCGATCCGGACAACGAGGTGCCGCAGCTGGCCCGCGACGTCCTGGCCGGAGCCCTGCGCCTCGACCATCTGGTCACCGACCGCATCGGGCTCGCCGAGATCCCCGCCGCCTTCGACCGCATGTCCCGGGGCGAGGGCGCCCGTTCGGTCGTGACGTTCTGA
- the egtB gene encoding ergothioneine biosynthesis protein EgtB: protein MSDDVRLTVAAHLQRARARTAQLTDAVDDDDLVRQHSPIMSPLVWDLAHVGNQEELWLVRDVGGREPVRRDIDELYDAFKHPRRDRPALPLLDPQEARRYIAQVRDKALDVLDRVRLDERRLVADGFAFGMIVQHEQQHDETMLATHQLRTGDPVLSADPPPAATAAVSGEVFIPGGPFTMGTDTEPWALDNERPAHTVHVPAFFIDAAPVTNAQYADFIAAGGYDDPRWWSPRGWAHRQEAGLTAPMHWHRDGDGWAYTRFGRTTRVIRDEPVVHVCFFEAQAYAAWAGRRLPTEAEWEKAARFDPVTGRSRRFPWGDEAPSSRHANLGQRHLAPAPVGAYPQGASPSGVHQLIGDVWEWVDSGFHGYPGFQVFPYAEYSQVFFGGDYKVLRGGSFGTDAAACRGTFRNWDHPIRRQIFSGFRCARDATPGERAAGPELA, encoded by the coding sequence ATGTCTGACGACGTGCGACTGACCGTCGCTGCCCATCTCCAGCGCGCCCGGGCGCGCACCGCCCAGCTCACCGATGCGGTCGACGACGACGATCTCGTCCGCCAGCACTCACCCATCATGTCCCCGCTCGTCTGGGACCTCGCCCACGTCGGCAACCAGGAGGAACTCTGGCTGGTCCGCGATGTCGGCGGACGCGAGCCGGTGCGCCGCGACATCGACGAGCTCTATGACGCCTTCAAACACCCGCGCCGTGACCGCCCGGCGTTGCCGCTGCTCGACCCGCAGGAAGCCCGCAGGTACATCGCCCAGGTACGGGACAAGGCGCTGGACGTCCTCGACCGGGTCCGGCTCGACGAGCGCCGGCTGGTGGCCGACGGGTTCGCGTTCGGCATGATCGTGCAGCACGAGCAGCAGCACGACGAGACCATGCTCGCCACCCACCAGCTGCGCACCGGTGACCCGGTGCTGTCCGCCGACCCGCCGCCGGCCGCGACCGCCGCCGTGTCCGGCGAGGTGTTCATCCCCGGTGGACCCTTCACCATGGGTACGGACACCGAGCCCTGGGCGCTGGACAACGAACGCCCCGCCCACACCGTGCACGTCCCGGCGTTCTTCATCGACGCGGCGCCGGTGACGAACGCGCAGTACGCCGACTTCATCGCCGCCGGCGGTTACGACGATCCGCGCTGGTGGAGCCCGCGCGGCTGGGCGCACCGCCAGGAGGCCGGGCTGACCGCGCCGATGCACTGGCACCGCGACGGCGACGGCTGGGCGTACACCCGGTTCGGCCGCACCACCCGGGTCATCCGCGACGAGCCGGTGGTGCATGTCTGCTTCTTCGAGGCGCAGGCGTACGCCGCGTGGGCCGGGCGCCGGCTGCCCACCGAGGCGGAGTGGGAGAAGGCCGCCCGCTTCGACCCGGTCACCGGCCGGTCCCGGCGCTTCCCGTGGGGCGACGAGGCGCCGTCGTCCCGCCACGCGAACCTCGGCCAGCGGCACCTCGCGCCGGCGCCGGTGGGGGCGTACCCGCAAGGTGCCTCGCCGTCGGGGGTGCACCAGCTGATCGGCGACGTGTGGGAGTGGGTGGACTCGGGCTTCCACGGCTATCCGGGCTTCCAGGTGTTCCCGTACGCCGAGTACTCGCAGGTGTTCTTCGGCGGGGACTACAAGGTGCTGCGTGGCGGCTCGTTCGGCACCGATGCGGCGGCCTGCCGGGGCACGTTCCGCAACTGGGACCACCCGATCCGCCGTCAGATCTTCAGCGGCTTCCGCTGCGCCCGCGACGCCACGCCCGGTGAACGCGCGGCCGGCCCGGAGCTTGCCTGA
- the egtA gene encoding ergothioneine biosynthesis glutamate--cysteine ligase EgtA, whose amino-acid sequence MATSSNATVLRRIEDAAEHVSGICFKTGPPERIGAELEWTTHCLDQPAAVLRPADLGRALGPHAPAVLGNTEPAPLPRGGTVTLEPGGQVEISSAPAASLASLHEAVTHDQAYLADLLARSGIALGERGLDPHRPPVRILDTPRYSAMQRAFDADGTPSGHTMMCSTAGLQICLDAGTPEHLRARWEALHEVGPPLLAAFATSRMREGRDTGWACGRMAAWYGIDARRSGPVRRGSDPVDDWVRYALAAPVLAVRRRGSTWHVPAGVTFADWVGGALRRPPTVDDLDYHLSTLFPPVRPRGYLEVRYLDAQPGTEWIAPAAILAVLFSGDALVDAARDLAAPAADRWVPAARDGLADPVVRAAAAELVDLACRHLDRASLAQPQRDLVADIAGRRLRAATSALS is encoded by the coding sequence ATGGCTACTTCCAGTAATGCGACTGTGCTGCGTCGAATCGAGGACGCCGCCGAGCATGTCTCGGGCATCTGCTTCAAGACCGGGCCACCGGAGCGCATCGGGGCCGAACTCGAATGGACCACCCACTGTCTCGATCAACCGGCCGCTGTACTGCGGCCCGCCGACCTCGGCCGGGCGCTCGGACCACACGCCCCCGCCGTCCTCGGTAACACCGAGCCGGCACCACTTCCGCGCGGTGGCACTGTCACCCTCGAACCCGGCGGCCAGGTCGAGATCTCCTCGGCTCCCGCCGCCTCGCTCGCCTCGCTGCACGAGGCGGTGACGCACGATCAGGCCTATCTGGCCGACCTGCTCGCCCGCAGCGGCATAGCCCTCGGTGAGCGGGGGCTCGATCCGCACCGGCCGCCGGTGCGCATCCTCGACACCCCCCGGTATTCCGCCATGCAGCGGGCCTTCGACGCGGACGGCACCCCGTCCGGGCACACCATGATGTGCAGCACCGCCGGCCTGCAGATCTGTCTCGACGCCGGTACGCCGGAACACCTGCGCGCCCGATGGGAAGCCCTGCACGAGGTGGGGCCGCCGCTGCTCGCCGCGTTCGCCACGTCGCGGATGCGGGAAGGGCGGGACACCGGCTGGGCCTGCGGGCGGATGGCCGCCTGGTACGGCATCGACGCCCGGCGCAGCGGCCCGGTCCGGCGCGGCTCCGACCCGGTCGACGACTGGGTGCGGTATGCGCTGGCCGCCCCGGTGCTCGCGGTGCGGCGGCGGGGATCCACCTGGCACGTTCCCGCCGGCGTGACGTTCGCCGACTGGGTCGGCGGCGCGCTGCGGCGACCGCCCACGGTGGACGACCTGGACTATCACCTCAGCACGCTGTTCCCGCCGGTGCGCCCGCGCGGCTATCTCGAGGTGCGCTATCTCGACGCGCAGCCGGGGACGGAGTGGATCGCGCCCGCCGCGATCCTGGCCGTCCTGTTCTCCGGCGACGCCCTCGTCGACGCCGCCCGCGACCTGGCCGCGCCCGCCGCGGACAGGTGGGTCCCGGCCGCTCGCGACGGCCTCGCCGACCCGGTGGTCCGGGCCGCGGCTGCCGAGCTGGTCGACCTCGCCTGCCGGCACCTCGACCGGGCCAGTCTGGCGCAGCCGCAGCGCGACCTGGTCGCCGACATCGCCGGGCGGCGGCTGCGTGCCGCCACGTCCGCCCTCTCCTGA
- a CDS encoding acyl-CoA dehydrogenase family protein: protein MDFSLSDEERAVRDTARQFITREVMPLEQEALRRERNHQPGLDRSELRELQLRAKKFGFWGLSTPEEYGGMDLPAVLQSLIWTEIGRTFVQFKFGGDADNILYYANDEQKREYLVPTIEGDRISCFAITEPGAGSDAANIKLSARQDGDDWVLNGEKTFITNGNDADFVIVVAVTDREKGVRGGGTTAFLVDREMGWRSEFIQTMGEGGPAALIFDDVRVPARNILGEIGQGFELGMKWIGKGRYLIPSQALGIAERSLGMAIEYANTRETFGRKIGENQAIQWMIADSEVELEAARWLILRAAWTVDQGWDPRHASSMAKLYGANMVNNVVDRVMQIHGGMGYTRELPIERWYRQVRLMRIYEGTDEMQRLIISRDLLRGYTKLGGHFS, encoded by the coding sequence GTGGACTTTTCCCTCAGCGACGAAGAGCGTGCGGTCCGCGACACCGCTCGCCAGTTCATCACCCGCGAGGTCATGCCCCTGGAACAGGAGGCACTGCGCCGCGAGCGGAACCATCAACCCGGCCTGGACCGCAGCGAGCTGCGCGAGTTGCAGCTCAGGGCCAAGAAGTTCGGCTTCTGGGGGCTGTCCACCCCGGAGGAGTACGGCGGCATGGACCTGCCCGCCGTCCTGCAGTCGCTGATCTGGACCGAGATCGGGCGCACGTTCGTGCAGTTCAAGTTTGGCGGCGACGCGGACAACATCCTCTACTACGCCAACGACGAGCAGAAGCGCGAATACCTGGTCCCCACGATCGAGGGCGACCGGATCTCCTGCTTCGCCATCACCGAGCCGGGTGCCGGGTCGGACGCCGCGAACATCAAGCTCAGCGCCCGCCAGGACGGCGACGACTGGGTGCTCAACGGCGAGAAGACGTTCATCACCAACGGCAACGACGCGGACTTCGTCATCGTCGTCGCGGTCACCGACCGGGAGAAGGGCGTGCGCGGCGGTGGCACCACGGCGTTCCTGGTCGACCGGGAGATGGGCTGGCGCTCGGAGTTCATCCAGACGATGGGCGAGGGCGGCCCGGCGGCGCTGATCTTCGACGACGTACGGGTGCCGGCGCGCAACATCCTCGGCGAGATCGGCCAGGGCTTCGAGCTCGGCATGAAATGGATCGGCAAGGGCCGCTACCTGATCCCGTCGCAGGCCCTGGGCATCGCCGAGCGGTCGCTGGGCATGGCGATCGAGTACGCCAACACCCGCGAGACGTTCGGTCGCAAGATCGGCGAGAACCAGGCGATCCAGTGGATGATCGCCGACTCCGAGGTCGAGCTGGAGGCCGCCCGCTGGCTGATCCTGCGCGCCGCCTGGACCGTCGACCAGGGCTGGGACCCCCGGCACGCCTCCTCGATGGCCAAGCTGTACGGCGCGAACATGGTCAACAACGTGGTCGACCGGGTCATGCAGATCCACGGCGGCATGGGTTACACCCGGGAGCTGCCGATCGAGCGCTGGTACCGCCAGGTCCGCCTGATGCGCATCTACGAGGGCACCGACGAGATGCAACGCCTGATCATCAGCCGCGACCTGCTACGCGGGTACACCAAGCTGGGAGGCCACTTCTCATGA
- a CDS encoding TetR/AcrR family transcriptional regulator has translation MPRPRQTLLTRERIVEVAGALVDNEGLDAVSVRRLATELGVAGPSLYNHFGTKNEILDAVADAVVAQVDVSYFATHDWADALRLWAHSYRAVLAAHPNIVPVLSHGPGRRPAALAMADTVYGGLIDAGWPPARATHIGALMRYLVTGAALGSFALGFDEDPGVYAERYPHLRDAHLLAEHRRSVDEGAFALGLETVITGLLAMKNGVLR, from the coding sequence GTGCCGCGACCGAGGCAGACGCTGCTCACCCGCGAGCGCATCGTCGAGGTGGCCGGTGCCCTGGTGGACAACGAGGGACTGGACGCCGTGTCGGTGCGCCGGCTCGCCACCGAGCTGGGCGTCGCGGGCCCGTCGCTCTACAACCACTTCGGCACCAAGAACGAGATCCTCGACGCGGTCGCCGACGCCGTGGTGGCCCAGGTCGACGTCTCGTACTTCGCCACCCACGACTGGGCGGACGCGCTGCGGCTGTGGGCGCACTCCTATCGCGCGGTGCTGGCCGCGCACCCGAACATCGTGCCGGTGCTGTCCCACGGGCCCGGGCGCCGGCCGGCCGCGCTGGCGATGGCCGACACCGTCTACGGCGGCCTGATCGACGCCGGGTGGCCACCGGCGCGGGCCACCCACATCGGCGCGCTGATGCGCTATCTCGTCACCGGCGCGGCGCTGGGCTCGTTCGCGCTCGGCTTCGACGAGGACCCCGGTGTGTACGCCGAGCGTTACCCCCACCTGCGCGATGCCCACCTGCTCGCCGAGCACCGCCGCAGCGTGGACGAGGGTGCGTTCGCGCTCGGCCTGGAAACCGTGATCACCGGCCTGCTGGCCATGAAGAACGGAGTGCTGCGTTGA
- a CDS encoding malate dehydrogenase: MTTSPVNVTVTGAAGQIGYALLFRIASGQLLGDAPVRLRLLEIPAAVRAAEGTALELEDGAFPLLAGVDVFDDPKHAFDGVNVALLVGARPRTKGMERGDLLEANGGIFGPQGTAINAGAADDVRVLVVGNPANTNALIAQSHAPDVPAERFTAMTRLDHNRALAQLSRKLGTPVPELRKVAIWGNHSATQYPDVSNATAAGRPVAELVEQSWLADEFIPRVAKRGAEIIEVRGASSAASAASAAIDHVHDWVLGTPEGDWTSAAVPSDGSYGVPEGLISSFPVVSRGGRYEIVQGLDIDDFSRGRIDASVAELGEEKAAVQKLGLI; this comes from the coding sequence ATGACGACATCCCCGGTCAACGTCACCGTGACGGGCGCCGCCGGCCAGATCGGCTACGCGCTGCTGTTCCGCATCGCGTCCGGCCAGCTGCTCGGCGACGCACCGGTCCGGCTCCGGCTGCTGGAGATCCCGGCCGCCGTGCGCGCCGCCGAGGGCACCGCGCTCGAGCTCGAGGACGGCGCCTTCCCGCTGCTGGCCGGCGTGGACGTGTTCGACGACCCGAAGCACGCCTTCGACGGCGTCAACGTGGCCCTGCTCGTCGGCGCCCGGCCCCGGACCAAGGGCATGGAGCGCGGTGACCTGCTGGAGGCCAACGGCGGCATCTTCGGCCCGCAGGGCACGGCGATCAACGCGGGCGCGGCCGATGACGTACGGGTGCTGGTCGTCGGCAACCCGGCCAACACCAACGCGCTGATCGCCCAGAGCCACGCGCCAGACGTGCCGGCCGAGCGGTTCACCGCGATGACCCGGCTCGACCACAACCGCGCGCTGGCCCAGCTGTCCCGCAAGCTCGGCACCCCGGTGCCGGAGCTGCGCAAGGTCGCCATCTGGGGCAACCACTCGGCCACCCAGTACCCGGACGTCAGCAACGCCACGGCCGCCGGCCGCCCGGTCGCCGAGCTGGTCGAGCAGTCCTGGCTGGCCGACGAGTTCATCCCCCGGGTGGCCAAGCGCGGCGCCGAGATCATCGAGGTCCGCGGCGCGTCGTCGGCCGCCTCCGCCGCGTCGGCCGCCATCGACCACGTGCACGACTGGGTGCTCGGCACGCCCGAGGGCGACTGGACCTCGGCCGCCGTGCCCTCCGACGGCTCCTACGGCGTACCCGAGGGTCTGATCTCCTCGTTCCCGGTGGTCTCCCGGGGTGGCCGCTACGAGATCGTCCAGGGCCTCGACATCGACGACTTCTCCCGCGGGCGGATCGACGCCTCCGTCGCGGAGCTCGGCGAGGAGAAGGCGGCCGTGCAGAAGCTCGGCCTGATCTGA